CCCTGCGGCCTTTTAATCATTAAAATCACCAGCAATAGACCGTAAATCATCTGTCGCATGGGCGCTGCGATGGATGACGACATTCCCAGAAATCGGAGCAGTTCGGGCAAAATAAAAAGAACGGTTGCCCCCACAATTGATCCCCTGATGCTTCCCATACCGCCAAAAATAACCATGAGCAAAATCGTTATCGATTCCGTGACCGTGAAACTCGATGGATCGATAAAGGTGATGTAATGGGCATAAAGACTGCCTGCGATCCCTGCAAAGAAAGCGCCGATAACGAACACTAACAATTTATGCTTAATTACATTTTTTCCCAACGCCTCTGCCGCAATTTCGTCCTCTCGGATCGACCGCAATACCCTGCCAAATGGAGAATTGACGATCCTGTTGATGACAAATATGGTAACCATCACAAAAAATAACACCAGTATCAAATACATCCAGATTTTGGATAATTGAATGCCGAAAAATGAAAATCCAGGTATACCTGGCAATCCCATGGGACCTCTGGTA
This sequence is a window from candidate division KSB1 bacterium. Protein-coding genes within it:
- a CDS encoding branched-chain amino acid ABC transporter permease; this translates as MLHILLMAGIYVILTLSLNLIVGYTGLPAMGHAAFSCIGAYTSSLLALNMGISPWIGLVIGACMAALLGIVIGYPAIRLKGDYLALATFGLGVIVYSIAKNWVAFTRGPMGLPGIPGFSFFGIQLSKIWMYLILVLFFVMVTIFVINRIVNSPFGRVLRSIREDEIAAEALGKNVIKHKLLVFVIGAFFAGIAGSLYAHYITFIDPSSFTVTESITILLMVIFGGMGSIRGSIVGATVLFILPELLRFLGMSSSIAAPMRQMIYGLLLVILMIKRPQGIMGVYRFK